From one Erinaceus europaeus chromosome 4, mEriEur2.1, whole genome shotgun sequence genomic stretch:
- the PRPH2 gene encoding peripherin-2, which translates to MALMKMKFDQKKRVKLAQGLWLMNWLSVLAGIVIFSLGLFLKIELRKRSEVMDNSESHFVPNSLIGVGVLSVVFNSLAGKICYDSLDPVKYAKWRPWLKPYLAVCVLFNIVLFLVSLCCFLMRGSLESTLAHGLKNGMKYYRDTDTPGRCFMKKTIDMLQIEFKCCGNNGFRDWFEIQWISNRYLDFSSKEVKDRIKSNVDGRYLVDGVPFSCCNPNSPRPCIQYQLTNNSAHYSYDHQTEELNLWVLGCRAALLNYYSSLMNSMGAVTLLVWLFEVSITIGLRYLHTALENVSNSEDPECESEGWLLEKSVPETWKAFLESLKKLGKSNQVDAEGAEAGQAPEAG; encoded by the exons ATGGCGCTAATGAAGATGAAATTTGACCAGAAGAAGCGAGTCAAGTTGGCCCAAGGGCTCTGGCTCATGAACTGGCTTTCTGTGCTGGCTGGCATCGTCATCTTCAGCTTGGGGCTGTTCCTGAAGATAGAGCTCCGGAAGAGAAGCGAGGTGATGGATAACTCTGAGAGCCATTTCGTGCCCAACTCCttgattggggtgggggtgttgtCTGTTGTCTTCAACTCTCTGGCCGGCAAGATCTGCTATGATTCCCTGGACCCTGTCAAGTACGCCAAGTGGCGGCCCTGGCTGAAGCCCTACCTGGCTGTTTGTGTCCTCTTCAACATCGTTCTCTTCCTAGTGTCCCTCTGCTGCTTCCTCATGCGGGGCTCCCTGGAGAGCACCCTGGCCCACGGGCTCAAGAATGGCATGAAGTACTACCGGGACACGGATACACCTGGCAGGTGTTTCATGAAGAAGACCATAGACATGCTCCAGATCGAGTTCAAATGCTGCGGCAACAATGGCTTTCGGGACTGGTTTGAGATCCAGTGGATCAGTAACCGCTACCTGGATTTTTCTTCCAAAGAAGTCAAAGA TCGGATCAAGAGCAACGTGGACGGGCGGTACCTGGTGGATGGTGTCCCCTTCAGCTGCTGCAACCCCAACTCTCCACGGCCCTGCATCCAGTACCAGCTCACCAACAACTCGGCGCACTATAGCTATGACCACCAGACGGAGGAGCTCAACCTGTGGGTGCTGGGTTGCCGGGCCGCCCTGCTCAACTACTACAGCAGCCTCATGAACTCCATGGGTGCTGTCACGCTCCTTGTCTGGCTCTTTGAG GTGAGCATCACTATCGGGCTGCGTTACCTGCACACGGCGCTGGAAAATGTGTCGAACTCCGAAGACcctgagtgtgagagtgagggcTGGCTACTGGAGAAGAGTGTGCCGGAGACCTGGAAGGCCTTTCTGGAGAGCTTGAAAAAGCTGGGAAAGAGCAACCAGGTGGATGCTGAAGGAGCTGAAGCAGGCCAGGCCCCAGAGGCTGGCTGA